The Lepeophtheirus salmonis chromosome 3, UVic_Lsal_1.4, whole genome shotgun sequence genomic interval CAGCTGAGTTTTTGTCGAATGATAATCTTTTTTAGGTCTATATTGAAAACTTGCTATCCTCAAGTTACGAACATCTCAAAATTGAAACTCTTTGCAAAACGGTGGACAATAGAGAATGCAAGATTCTTACCATCACAAATATTGAGAACTTTGCCAAAGTAGCTGAGACTGCAGATATCCTTTCATCCATTTCGGATAGTAAGAAAAAAAGCAAATCCGGTAAAGATGATACAACAGACGAGTTTGATACGGATGACATCATCAAGGATGATGAGGAGGATAATGACTACTATGAGGACGATGTTCGAGTAATTTTTATCATGGGCAGGCAGAGTGCATCCGATTCTCTATCCTCATTTATAATACAGGTAGGAATGAgttaaacaaatatgtataagactaaattttgattcttctCTTCCTTAGGGACTTATTGACTTCCTCACTTCTAGTCATAGCATTGCAGAGGCTCTACGAAAACgactaatattcaaaataatacccATAATGAATCCAGACGGTGTATTTTACGGCAATTCCCGAACCAACGCCATTGGACAGGATTTGAATCGCTTGTGgaacaatacaaataaatatacatccCCTTCAATTCATAAAGCCAAAAAACTTATCGTCTCTTTGGACAAAGTTGGACTCTTGGACATGGTGATAGACATTCATGCACATGCCAGTCTATTGggtaactaataataaatatatgcaacATAAAATAACCGCTATTGTCTCATCATTAGGACTCTTTATTACGGGGAACTCCTACTCCGACGTTTATCGCTTCGAACGACACATTGTTTTCCCAAAGTTTTTGGCTAAGAATTGTGTGGAAATGAATCTGGAGAATAACAAATACAATGAGGATCCCCTCATGGAAGGAACGGCTCGTCGATATTTAACTTCTGTTTTGAGCTCAGAGGTAAATGTCTACTCTCTAGAAGCCTCTGTGTACGGATATGCATCTCCTGAAATAGGTAAGGATTACTTAGATAAAAGGGTCAGTGTTAGAGTGAAGGGGAAGGGGATGCCCAAAGACCTGGAGCgggtagaatttttttttaataaaaagaccgtaaatataaaagaatggagctttttaaaaaaaaggcccaGCCTAGAGAGTGGAGATCAAAACACTTGCCTACATTAGGAAGAACTTGTTGTTCAAGAAAAATCCTTGAAAaccaatttgtttaaataatatatttacctatatttttattttatataacctCGTTctcaagcaataacagcctacATACGCTGGCCAACAGATATTTTGGAGAGGGctaggtttttgaatttttttgtggaaaaaactatacttttgtatttttttgaacaaaaattcaaaaatccctagcttttattaaaaaattaaactttttggaaaaaaatttaaggcttaaattttgaatattaacaaaattgcaaaaatcactttatatttacgcaaaattttttttggaaaaatatataacaatttaatttttaggaaaaatatttaaaaaatttaatttttttaaacaaaaatttgaaaatccatagcaattcacaaaaaatttaaaattaaatttaaagtattaaatttttttgaaaaaaaactacaaaatccattttaatttacaaaacattaaatatttcaagaatcaGTCACTATGAaaggaaattcaattttttgaaagaaaaatttgaaaaattacatttttccgaaaaaaatttcgaaaatgaaattttaaatattaaatttttgggatttttttttcttaaatgggaaaaattccttaatttaggggaACCACAGTACCTCCAGCTTGCAAATGCCCTTGgcagacattattctccaagacaccctaaactacaaagtccagggGATTGAAGTCAGAGCTGAAGCAGCAGTACATAGAGGCAAGCCAAAATTAACCCTATTTCTGCTACCTATGTTGTTTGGGTTCATCTTAGGTGAATGGTGGTGTAAAGGATGTATGTCTGGATGTATATACCAAAAGTCTTTGAAGCCTTCTCGGTTCTAAAATAGACGAGAAGAAGATCGCCGCACATGTCTTGTCTTTTTTGTtcttgctccgacattttttaactaagagacatagaataataaataaagttgtttatttttgttttagctgtcgTTTGATGCCGTAATGAAACatcatagttaaaaataacgggaataaaattttaaataaatacaaatgcgagttttgggtccccactctgtaaattttataaaaaaattatttaaaaaaaaaccatcacaattttcataaaaagaacGAAAGAAAAGTCGTACACACATTTATCTAATCCCCAGGTCCCGCTCTCACTATAACTGACTCttacattacatatatttactcaTTGTCTCATCAAAGATACAGATGATGGAGAAAAGAGaatatacacttttaataatgaacaatattCTCGTATTGGGCAAAACGTTTGCCGTGCCTTATGGGACTACTACAAGATCATTGGTTTTATTCCCATGGATGGATTTGATGGATCCAGCAGTCatggtaaaataaatttgaatagttttaaCCTCTTACGAATGAGAGAAATTGATCTTCAACGTCAACAAGCCTTCTTGACTGAAGAACAAGAGCAAGTGAGATTACTTTCAATACTTTAATTCATGTTAcagaacattaaattttcaCATTTACCTAACccacactatatatttttgagtgtaccttaatgaaaaaaattaggaaattgGTATTGCAGGATATTTCTATTTCAAACATTATTCGTTGTAATAAGAAAATAGCATTTAATCCTGCGAAAAAAGATTCTTCATGGACGGATCAAAATCATCACGTTGAATTGAGATATAggattttttaacaaagtagGAGTATATCTTTCaatctaattaaaataatattattttaatttgcatcaaattatgagtattttagtactcaaagtaaaaaaaaaaaatctaaaaatcaaTCCCCCAcccccccaaaatataatcttcctgaagctaaaaatgctttggttaaatgaatattttacaagtggtacatcactgaaaaaaaggttgagaatccctgctcTAAATGATACTACCTAGAACTATTCAATGATATTGAGAATCCTAATAAATCGATTAATTATGAACTAAATGAGGGATTAGCAAGGTAAGATAATTATGTACTTAAGTACAACTCTCTACGATAGGGAAATTGGTGCATGAAAGgaatcattttactttttatgaatgTCTATTTAGTTAGTTGAATGAATtcaagagataaaaaaaaacccggaaaaaatgaaaattatacattactatatatatttaattaaggtaCCTATTGTCACATATTGTCACGAAAGGTAAAGGAAATGGCTTTAAATTGAGGtaggaaaataaatgtttattgcTTATACGTTGTACATATTCAATAGATGAATACAACCACacaaataaatgcaaaatgaaGAATACAATTTGATGAATACAAGAGGAGAAAAAATCAGACAATTCATTAATTTGCCAAccctccctcccccctcccttGTAGACGCCCATGTGTtgatacaataatttaatacttaaaattttaggGACTTAATCTCACATTGAAAACATTAAATCCATAAGATATCCTGAATTTTTTCCCAGCTTGCCAGTCTTTCAAATACTCTTGATGTCGTCAGAAGATTGATCAGTTTGGTTTTAagctttttcaaatttcgaatCAAGGTAGTGCGAAAAAGATGACATGGTAATAAAAACACtaaagcaaatttttattttcttacgaTGTCacctttaggtagcacatcttgTTTCAAGTTAGAAGGGAgacaaaagttatatatttcgtcataaatgataaaaatacagtattaattataatttcacataaattaattatgatagacctTATTctagccaatgaaaaatattatttcagtttttttctaaagctttcATCTTCTTGTAACTATGTTAGTAAAACAATGCCATTCATTTGCATTGTAGATTGTTTTAAAACGcaattttgttgtatttttttgttataatattttccaacaTGCCGttttgttaattgttttatattttaaaatgtaggAAAATTACTTCCCTTCAGAGTATTCCTCTCCAGGTTCCAACGAAAGCATATCTCCAAGACTGTATGAATTGAAACCCttaaaaaaggataaagaaCACAATATCGAcgaattcaaaaataagaaaatatccaTCACACCGATAGAGCATTTCTTCGATGATCATCAAGTACGAAGAAGCTCTTGTCCCAAGGCCTCCTCCATCACCACCTACCGAATCCCTCCAAGGAAAATCCACATACCTCTTTATTCGAAAaagttcatattatttaaatatatgtgccCTGTAATATGTTCACAAAATAGAGTGtggaatacatttgtattcttcaacgacgaattattgtcaatttctatctataaattattattcttaatctATTGGGTATGTTGCAAATTGATTGTTAGTATAAAAGAATGATATTGTAACAATCAATTTGCAACATACCCAAAagattaagaataataatttatagatagaaattgacaataattcgtcgttgaagaatacaaatgtattccaCACTCTATTAGCAGGCACAGGTATATTCAGCTCAGTTTTTTCACTGTACGCATTTCTTCAAGGGTCCAATATATAATGGTGAAACTTGTCGCCCTTACAAATTTGTGTACAAAACAAAGATGAAATATTGGTTtgtatgtacagggtggtccgtaaaaattgggaaaatatttataggcTTATAACAAAGGGACtagaactatattttttatttatttgaatggtacatttaatgacattcaattattcataatgagatctgcctctcttgataacctcgccCACATTGAACTGTAAGCGTTGGAAGGCTAGGATGACCTCCTTTAGATCCAGCTTTGTCATAGCACGGGTTCATTACCCGTAATGAACTTCTTCAGAGACATCACATAAAATCTAAAAGAGAGGACATTTTGTTGCAAAGACATATTACACTTTTTGGCCATCTGGACACGTAGACTGTCTTTTTGTTATATGTGATTTCTTCCTGGGGtactccatccatccagggaTGTATTGTAACCAATGCAATCGCAAAACTGGAATCGCACGTGGTGTCCCGGGTTTGTCAAAGCTTCCGTCGCTATGTTGTCTAGGTTATCATGAGAAACTGatatcattatgaataattgaatgttatttaatgtagctttcaaataataatataagtatggtTCAAGTTCGTtcgaaaaaaagattttctcaatttatgtatgatgtacaaaaataaattgggattttgtattttcttgatttttattcaagattgagTGTTCTTTCACAAATTATCCttaatttccattaaaaaattattctgattaaccTTTTGGAGAATCCTGCCAATTACCCTTAAAACAGCTAAAATTTATAGTCACAACAAAGTAATGAAAAATGATTAGATTTTGTGGTTGAAAGGGGTCAAACTGAGCCAATACAAGCCTCTTAAATCAAACATATCAAAGCACTTTAAGCAAAACTATTGACTATCCCCACTCATCTTAGTAACTTGATTATAGAGCCTATAATGGACTCGAATATGTCCACAAAATATTGGGCCGTatctatatacaaaataaaacaataaatcgggatttatccttttttgttcaaaattgtttttatgttgaggcaCCTTCGTAATCCTACCTTCGATTGAATGTACAAATCAAATTTGCAGAACGTTTTATCCTTCTATGAATTTTTTCGAATGACCGAACCCATGTGTTTATTTTCCCCCTTCACAGATATCGAAAATACAGCTGTCATTCTCTCAAAAAACCAAAGGCAACTCCAAATTTGATGCTTCTAAGTATTCCTCCAGCTCCGTTGAACAAAAGACCACCTTCGAGTGATAAAATAAAGCGACGTCCCTCTGATTTTACTCTTACATTTAATCCATCAATTCGATCCAACACACTTGAATCTAATTTGTCAACAGCCTCCAAAGACATCATACCAATTGGTGAGGATCTTCTACAAGAGGAACATCCTAAAGATCTTCGTTACAAGCGTAAAATTACTTTACGCCCTCCTTCTCATATTGACACGGGTTCATAGACTTCTTATTATGTGTCGACGTTGTAAATACCCTTCTGATGAAAATAAAccgttattttctaattccgaAATTCAAtcctctaatttatttttgtactacaGAGTTGGTTTGAAAAGCTTCCAatctaacaaagatacaagacacttttttccattttttaaaataaccctcgataactggttcatttttacaaatattgcaaaaaagtatgtaataaaatgttctgcaAATACAAAATACTATAGATTATATATGTgtcatttcttcataaatatgaaaaattgaactctgatggaaaaaatagagagaaaagaaatattcataaaatgacatatttcagatatttgtaattatttctacaaaatatatttattcttaaaagttgacatttgatgaaaaaaaagagaaaacgaaaaatgtattaaaaaaaggacagatattttaattaaacagcaaactttatgtgtcaaatttatatacacacGAATCTCCagataaatttctacaaacttttttttcctaggaatccaatattccattagCAACTGCAATTTTTaccatttcctttttttttttttgcccataacttctTTGagttagaaaaatgtatttttctgtcaagtttttttttgtgacaccAGTCACTTTTTGGTTTGGAACTCAACCCCTTATGtcgtctccttgagctccaaaaaacaatttttgtgttttgggagTAGCCCCCTTATATCGCCCCTCAAAAATTGCCACTTGTGTCTTTAACCAAAGCAGgctcaaaagaggcacccattcTAAGTTTAAACCAAAACTAGTCACTAAATATCACTCTTCAAAGTAAGAATGACAAAAAGGGGAATGAATTTTACTAGGAATGCAATTATGGATGAGGGTTAAACATGTGTACATAAGTagtaaattaaaacattttataattgaattcgGAATGAGGGGATAACAGTGTCTTTTTgatcaaatcttttatttatgtaaaatgaaAGAACAATTGTCTTTCTATTTTGTGATtttgttgaattaaatttatatacatacatactaatcTACTTAAAAAACCTATGAATTGACAATCAAAGCTACATAAATAAACGTAcctatgaatatttgatttacatAATACTTCATTAACTAGACATTTATATTGCCAACTTTTACTAACACTGatagatacaaatataatttttgcagagaaagaaaatacaattttatgattAGAGAAGTAAAAACTCTTGGATTTGTTTGTATTCATTCTGTGATAGATTGTCGTGGAAAATGATTTACTGCTTGGatatgaaaggaaataaatgaaCACAAATCTTCCTTTTGGTTTTACAAGGacagaattactccgatgttaatcctcaattctaatcggAGTCCAGGACGTACTTTGACTTATAACTCTAGAGAAAACGCACAATAGCgcttcatttatacaaaaatattcccttctcaaaaaattaaataatgagcttTACACTAGAAACAGTTACATTTATCACaagagttatataaaatatgacctgagTGCATGTAAAATCAAAAACGACGGGAAAACAATCTGGTAGAGCTGTTATgaggttttattagatcaaaaaatCCCCTTCCGTATATTGAAAGatatataggctggaattactgtGTTGTCGATCCTctattctactccgagtccaagaGGGCCTTAGAGTAGAATTAGCAATAAAAAAGGGATTAATTCCAGCCTATTTTTCTGGTAGGTAGGGTGTGgaatgtatgtttattttctttctttcacgACTGCTTCCagtttatctaataaaaagttatggcGATTAGATTGCTCTTCTaaccaaaaattcttcaaatgatCAGAGTTACTGTTTTGGGTTTCagtctcttttatttttacaattgctttccatttttattatgcTCTGGAAAGTGACTGGTCATTTTGGAGCTGTAACCATTTTAAGATAATATTGCTATTGTTTGGGGGGAGAGGAGCtcagctgtcatgactttttaCTAAGAGGGTCGATTGAAAAGTCCGTGTAAAGTGAGGCAGATGGTACTACTGGTCATTATTGGTTAGTAGAtccttttgaagaaaaaacaacaactttctGCATGAACATTTTGAACAAATCTCGTAGATTAGCTTCAATCTACCgttatgtaaagaaaataaacacaaatcaaaatccatatctagcaatgatatacaAAGGAATTACAACGaggttgatcctcaattctactccgagtccagtaagtacttacacttataacttctaAGCAAACCGTCATTGTCACTCTCATAACTTTCATAAGGACTCGCACtagttataaatacatacttaaatgttcccttctcaaaaattaaataataacaagaatagctttaaactacaaaaaaacacGCGTTattggtcatattttatgcaactctacttataactcctaaacaaattattaatgttaCTTTCTGTTACATACTCGGGGTACACCTTATATTTAGATATCAGATCTTAACAGACGGATAGTCATTTTCAGGATTTGACGccgagttataattgtaagtccttgttgtacttaaagtaaaattgaggatcatcATCCGAGTAATCCTTGCATATGCcattgt includes:
- the LOC121114170 gene encoding uncharacterized protein, which gives rise to MGRQSASDSLSSFIIQGLIDFLTSSHSIAEALRKRLIFKIIPIMNPDGVFYGNSRTNAIGQDLNRLWNNTNKYTSPSIHKAKKLIVSLDKVGLLDMVIDIHAHASLLGLFITGNSYSDVYRFERHIVFPKFLAKNCVEMNLENNKYNEDPLMEGTARRYLTSVLSSEVNVYSLEASVYGYASPEIDTDDGEKRIYTFNNEQYSRIGQNVCRALWDYYKIIGFIPMDGFDGSSSHGKINLNSFNLLRMREIDLQRQQAFLTEEQEQENYFPSEYSSPGSNESISPRLYELKPLKKDKEHNIDEFKNKKISITPIEHFFDDHQVRRSSCPKASSITTYRIPPRKIHIPLYSKKFILFKYMCPATPNLMLLSIPPAPLNKRPPSSDKIKRRPSDFTLTFNPSIRSNTLESNLSTASKDIIPIGEDLLQEEHPKDLRYKRKITLRPPSHIDTGS